The following proteins come from a genomic window of Paenibacillus sp. CAA11:
- a CDS encoding CoA-binding protein has product MAFENPSREEIKKILESAGNIAVVGLSDKTDRTSYMVAQAMQSRGYRIIPVNPSVSGEILGEKTYGSLKEIHEPIDIVNVFRRSEFTPEVAKEAVEVGANVLWLQQGIANEQAAEIAGKAGLTVIMDRCIKVEEAITAPKRQAK; this is encoded by the coding sequence ATGGCATTTGAGAACCCCAGCCGTGAAGAGATTAAGAAAATTCTGGAGTCAGCAGGGAATATTGCTGTTGTCGGGCTGTCCGACAAGACTGACCGGACCTCCTACATGGTCGCTCAAGCTATGCAGAGCCGGGGTTACCGGATTATTCCGGTGAACCCGAGTGTGAGCGGGGAAATCCTCGGCGAGAAGACCTATGGCTCGTTGAAGGAAATTCATGAACCGATTGATATTGTGAACGTGTTTAGACGAAGTGAGTTCACGCCCGAGGTGGCGAAGGAAGCGGTAGAAGTCGGAGCTAATGTGCTGTGGCTGCAGCAGGGCATAGCCAATGAGCAAGCTGCTGAAATTGCCGGCAAGGCTGGACTTACGGTGATCATGGATCGCTGCATCAAAGTGGAGGAGGCTATTACGGCTCCGAAACGGCAAGCGAAATAA